One genomic window of Candidatus Nanohalobium constans includes the following:
- a CDS encoding type II toxin-antitoxin system RelE family toxin, translating to MSYKVTRTKRFDERLTELEKQTQDRIISKLKEFQKQIKDYGLDPKQHNSTKFIAEKSTWRLKIGDYRAFFDILENEIKFTTVLPRDKAYR from the coding sequence ATGAGCTATAAAGTAACCCGGACAAAACGATTCGACGAAAGGCTCACCGAACTAGAGAAACAAACTCAGGATAGAATCATTTCTAAACTGAAAGAATTCCAGAAACAAATCAAAGACTATGGTCTAGATCCGAAGCAGCATAACAGCACCAAATTCATAGCAGAAAAATCTACCTGGAGACTCAAAATAGGAGATTACAGAGCATTCTTCGACATACTAGAAAACGAAATAAAGTTTACAACAGTACTTCCAAGAGACAAAGCATACAGATAA
- a CDS encoding ribbon-helix-helix domain-containing protein — translation MSSVVSFKAPEDMIEELDESVEEGNFTSRGELLRSLVRNMENKKLSEKAKEDIEEARDQEGQPIDEL, via the coding sequence ATGAGTTCGGTTGTCAGTTTCAAAGCTCCGGAAGACATGATTGAGGAATTAGATGAATCTGTGGAGGAAGGAAATTTTACCTCCAGGGGGGAACTTCTAAGGAGTCTGGTCCGGAATATGGAGAACAAGAAACTTTCTGAGAAAGCCAAGGAAGATATTGAAGAAGCTAGAGATCAAGAAGGTCAGCCTATAGATGAGCTATAA
- a CDS encoding OB-fold nucleic acid binding domain-containing protein, whose protein sequence is MPQQKRQVAKITNTHELNTGKYFQREGFEPNFLLTPEGKRLSRARIVATVVDRFINDDETYGSITLDDGNDTTQVKFFNELELMEGFEEGDIIEVVGKVREYQGQIYLDGEILTHTNPEAELLHQLRYKKTQEEWSTIHETVKQLKESGKDQEEINKEMAGKLNENEVDALLQSFGETFTQAETEEDRENLEREVLQAVENLDEGDGADYADIINEIDEPEDQLEETINNLLSDGTCYEPQPGKIKKL, encoded by the coding sequence ATGCCACAGCAGAAGAGACAGGTCGCAAAGATCACCAACACACACGAGTTGAACACCGGAAAATACTTTCAGAGAGAAGGCTTCGAACCAAACTTCCTACTGACTCCGGAAGGAAAGAGACTGTCTCGTGCACGGATCGTCGCAACTGTGGTAGACCGATTCATCAACGACGACGAAACATACGGCAGCATTACTTTAGACGACGGAAACGATACTACACAAGTCAAGTTCTTCAACGAACTCGAACTAATGGAAGGATTCGAAGAAGGAGACATCATCGAAGTAGTCGGCAAAGTAAGAGAGTACCAGGGCCAGATCTACCTAGACGGAGAAATCCTGACCCACACCAATCCCGAAGCAGAACTACTCCACCAACTCCGCTACAAAAAAACACAGGAAGAATGGAGCACAATACACGAAACCGTCAAACAACTCAAAGAAAGCGGTAAAGACCAAGAAGAAATCAACAAAGAAATGGCCGGCAAACTAAACGAAAACGAAGTCGACGCACTACTACAAAGCTTCGGAGAAACATTCACACAAGCAGAAACAGAAGAAGACAGAGAAAACCTCGAAAGAGAAGTACTCCAAGCAGTAGAAAACCTCGACGAAGGCGACGGCGCAGACTACGCAGACATAATCAACGAAATAGACGAACCAGAAGACCAACTAGAAGAAACAATCAACAACCTACTCAGCGACGGAACCTGCTACGAACCACAACCCGGCAAAATAAAGAAACTATGA
- a CDS encoding translation initiation factor IF-2 subunit beta, whose amino-acid sequence MNNYDELLEKGKEETPDDLEKEERFEVPELKTRKDGSRTIIEDFSGIAEKLGREEKVLSNFIQNELGTAGHIEGDELVLNGEFRRGNVQGRLENYVDEYVYCPECGRPDTEIKKEKGVEIMKCQACGARTSL is encoded by the coding sequence ATGAACAACTACGATGAATTACTCGAAAAAGGTAAGGAGGAAACTCCTGATGACTTGGAGAAGGAAGAGAGATTTGAAGTCCCTGAGTTGAAGACGAGGAAGGATGGTTCCCGGACGATTATTGAGGATTTCTCCGGTATTGCTGAGAAGCTGGGCAGGGAGGAGAAGGTTCTGTCCAACTTTATTCAGAATGAGCTTGGTACTGCTGGACATATTGAAGGCGATGAACTGGTTCTTAATGGAGAGTTCCGCCGTGGTAATGTTCAGGGGCGTCTGGAGAATTATGTTGATGAGTATGTGTATTGTCCTGAGTGCGGGCGTCCTGATACAGAGATTAAGAAGGAGAAGGGCGTTGAGATTATGAAATGTCAGGCTTGTGGTGCCCGGACTTCTCTATAA